Genomic window (Flavobacterium oreochromis):
GCAATTTTAAATTCTGCTGTTGAATTGTTATTTTTGCACCACAACACAACAAATTATATGTATAAACAACTTATTCGTCCGTTACTTTTTAAATTTGATCCAGAAGAAGTACATTATTTTACTTTTAGTACAATTCGTTTATTAAATAAAATACCAGGAATTTCTTTTTAATAAAAAAGAAGTTTCAAATACAAGATAAGCGTTTAGAAAGAGAAGTTTTTGGATTAAAATTTAAGAATCCTGTAGGACTTGCAGCTGGTTTTGATAAAGATGCTAAATTATTTAACGAATTATCTGATTTCGGATTTGGCTTTATAGAAATAGGTACATTAACACCTAAAGCACAAGAAGGAAATCCTAAAAAAAGATTATTCCGATTGTTAGAAGATTCGGCTATTATTAATCGTATGGGATTCAACAATGGAGGGGTAGAAGCTGCTGTTCATCGTTTAAAGAAAAATAAAGGAGTACTTATAGGAGGTAATATTGGAAAAAATAAAATTACGCCTAATGAAAATGCGGTAGATGATTACAAAATATGTTTTGAAGCACTATATGATTATGTAGATTATTTTGTAGTAAATGTAAGCTCTCCTAATACACCTGGTTTACGTGAATTACAAGATAAAGAACCTTTAACAAATTTGTTAAAATCACTTCAAGAACTTAATTTTAAAAAATATGTAGGAGTAGAAGGTATGCAAGGTGAAGTAAAACCTATTTTATTAAAAATTGCACCTGATTTAACAAATGAGCAATTATTAGATATTATTGATATAGTGAAAGATTCCAAAATTGCAGGAGTTATAGCTACTAATACTACAATTTCAAGAGATGGATTGCAATCAGTAAATAAAAATGAAATAGGAGGCCTTTCAGGAAAACCTTTAACAGAACGATCTACAGAAGTAATCCGTTTTTTATCAGAAAAAAGTAATAAAGCATTTCCTATCATTGGAGTAGGAGGTATTCATACCGTAAAGGATGCAATTGATAAGTTAAATGCAGGAGCTAGCTTAGTGCAATTATATACAGGCTTTATATACGAAGGACCTGCTTTAATTAAAGGAATTAATAAAAAAATATTAGAACAAGCCTAATTTTAGATAAAAACTCTCATGAATGCCGAAAAAATTAAGTTAATCGAATGTCCTCGTGATGCAATGCAAGGCATAAAAGACTTTATACCAACTCATAAAAAGATACAATATATACAATCATTATTACGCGTTGGTTTTGATACGATTGATTTTGGAAGTTTTGTATCTGCTAAAGCAATTCCACAAATGCAAGACACAGCTGAAGTTTTGGCTAAACTAGATTTGTCTACTACGCAGAGTAAATTATTAGCTATAGTAGCTAATACACAAGGAGCTCAAAATGCGGCACAATATAAAGAAATTAATTATTTAGGATTTCCTTTCTCTATTTCTGAAAATTTTCAAATGCGTAATACCCATAAAACTATAGCTGAAGCATTAGTTACATTACAAGAAATAATGAATATAGCAGAACAATCAAACAAAGAACTTGTTACTTATATATCTATGGGATTTGGAAACCCTTATGGAGATCCTTGGAATGTAGAAATAGTTGGAGAATGGACTGAAAAATTAGCTTCTATGGGGGTAAAAATCTTATCTTTATCTGATACAATAGGTTCTTCTACTCCTGATGTTATTGAATATTTATTTTCAAATCTTATTCCTAAATACCCAAATATTGAATTTGGAGCCCATTTACATACCACCCCTGATAAATGGTTTGAAAAGGTAGATAGTGCTTATAAAGCAGGTTGTAGACGATTTGATGGAGCTATAAAAGGATATGGAGGATGTCCAATGGCTACCAATAAATTGACAGGAAATATGCCTACTGAAAAAATGTTATCTTATTTTACAACTCAAAGAACAAATCATAATTTAAGTGCTATGAGTTTTGAAAGTGCTTATAATGAAGCATTAAAAATTTTTAATTTTTACCATTAATTTAGATCATAAATTTATTTAAAAATAATCTAAATAAACTTTGTTTTATTTAGAATCAGTCTTTATATTTGTAGTCTCTTATTTTTAAATGATCTAAATAAAATATTAAAATGAACTTCAATAAATTACTATTAGCCTCTTTACCCGTATTTTCTTTAGTAGTTACGTCATGTTCTCAGAACGAGCAAGTTATAACAGATACTACATCATATGTTACGCCAGCTACTTATACTTTTAATCGTAATGGTGTTACTACAATTGATCTTAGTGGTCAAAAGTCTAGAATTTTAATGCTTCAGGAAATTGCAGATTATGTAAAAAATCAAGGAGCTAATGGACTTGCGGTAGATAATGCCAAGTTGTTAAATATGTATGAAAATACAAATTCACCATTTGTAAATGCAGAACTTAATACAACTGTTACAAAACAATTAAAAGATAAAACAGCTGCTTCATTAGATTATTTTTCAACAAACAGTCCAGAGCAAGCTGCTGAAAGAATGTTTTTTGAAGACCAATTAAGAGCAATAGGAAATGCTGGTACTGGAGTAGCAGCTAATGGAGTGGCAGGTATTTTTGAAAAAAGATATTATTCTGCTAACGGATTAGAGCCTGTTCAAGTTGTTCTTAAAGGTTTGATGGGGGGCTTGTTTTATTGATCAAATTTGTAATCATTATTTAAGTGTAAAAAAATTAGATGCAGGTACAAATAAACAAGACAATACAGTTAAAAAACTTAAAACAGGTACAAACTATACTGAAATGGAACATTCATGGGATGAAGCTTATGGCTATATTTACGGAGCTGGTCGTGATGCGGATGGTAAGAATGCTAAGTTTTGGGATAGTTATATAGATCAGGTAAATGCAGATAAAGATTTTAATACTATAAAAGCAGATATAAATTTAGCTTTCAGAACAGGTAGAGCAGCCATCGTAAATAATGATTATGCTACTCGTGATGCTCAAATAGCTATAATTAAAGAAAAATTAGCAAAAGTAGCAGCTGTACGTGCGGTGTATTATCTAATGGAAGGTAAGAAAAATTTAGCAGGAGGGGCAGCAAAAACTTTTCACGGATTATCAGAAGCTTATGGTTTTATTAAATGTTTAAGATATAGTAATAAACAAGCAAGTAATAGCCCTTATTTTTCTAAAGTAGAAGTAGAAGCAATGCTTAAAACTTTATTAGCTGGTAAAAATGGTTTTTGGGATACTGATTATTCAAAAAATAATTTAGAAATATTAGCAAAAAACATTGCGGATAGATTTGGTTTTACAGTAGCACAAGCACAAACAGTTGATTAGTAGAATATATAAATAATAAACTAAATTATAACCAAGTATTAATAAATATTAGTACTTGGTTATATTTGCATTTATAAAGAAATTATGAAAAAGATATTTTTTGCGCTTTTTTTATCCTTACTGATAAGTTGTTCAGATGATAAAAAAATTGATGAGCCTCAAATTACTATAGGTGATAATTATGATAGAAAAGCCATGCTTACGAATTGGGCCGAAAACATTATTATTCCTGCTTATAAAAATTATCAAATAGAGGTTAATAAACTTTATGAAGACGCAAATGTTTTTAAACAAAACCCTACAATTGATAATTTAAATAAAATCAGAACTTCTTGGCTTAATTCTTATAAGTCTTACCAGCATGTTGCTATGTTTAAGATAGGAAAAGCAGAGGATCTATATTTTATTAGCCATACTAATACATATCCTATTAATAGTATTGAAATTAATAAAAATATAAATCTACAAGGATATAATCTTACTTCATTAACACAATTTGATAGACAAGGATATCCCGCTCTTGATTATATGCTTTACGGTTTAGCTGATACAGATCATTCTATTTTAATCTTTTATACAGGTCCAGATGCTCAAAAATATACAACCTACTTGACAGATCTAGTGACTGATTTAAAAAATACAGCAGATACACTATTAAATGATTGGAATACATATAAAAATACATATATATCCAATACAAACAACACTACTTCAGGTTCTGTAAATTTAACTGTAAATGCCTATATAGAATATTTTGAAAAACATATTCGATTAGGAAAAGTAGGTTATCCAGCGGGTAAATTTTCCAATGGCATTCAACCAAATAAAGTAGAAGCATACTTTAAGAAAGATATCTCTAAAATCTTATTAAATGAAGCTGTGCAAGCAAGTGCTGATTTCTTTAATGGGAAATATTTTTCTAGTGATCAAACAGGTCCCTCATTAAAAAGTTATTTAGATCATCTGAATGTGCAAAGAAATAATAAATTATTAAGTACTATTATTAATGATCAGTTTTCTTCAATACAAGTAAAAAACAATGCTCTAGATAATAATTTTGTGAATCAAATAAATACAAATAATAACAAGATGTTAGAATCTTATGATGCTATGCAACTTAATGTATCTTATTTTAAGATAGATATGTTGACAGCCCTTAATATTGCAGTAGGTTATGTTGATTCAGATGGGGATTAATATTAAATCATATTTTAAAAAAACATCATTTTCCGAAACGCTAGCTTTTTACAGGATAGCGTTTGGTTTTATGATGCTTTTTAGTATTATTCGTTTTTGGAGTTATGGATGGATAGAAAAATTATACATAACCCCAAAATATCATTTTACCTATTTTGGTTTTGAATGGATTAAACCCTTAGGAATTTATACTTATCTGATTTTTTTTATTTGTGGACTATCAGCCTTTTTTGTCGCTTTAGGATATCGTTATAAAATAGCAGCTATATCCTTCTTTCTTAGTTTTACTTATATAGAATTAATGGATAAAACAACATATTTAAACCATTATTACTTCATATCTATAATTAGTTTTATTCTGATTTTCCTTCCTGTAAATTGTAATTATTCTCTTGACGTATACTTAGATAAATTTAAATTACGGTCACACGTCTCACAATGGAATATTGATATTCTAAAATTAATGTTAGGAATAGTCTATTTTTATGCAGGATTAATAAAATTAAATTCAGACTGGTTATTAGAAGCACAACCTTTAAAAACATGGCTTCCTATGAATTCAGGTTTGCCAATTATAGGAACTTTATTACTTAAAAGTTGGGTGCATTATGGTATGAGTTGGGCAGGTGCTATTTACGATCTATCTATACCCTTTTTGTTACTCAATAAAAGAACTAGAATAATAGGATTTATATTAGTAGTAGTATTTCATATTTTTACAAAAATATTATTTCCCATAGGAGTTTTTCCTTATGTAATGATCATAAGTACTTTAATTTATTTTTCTCAAAATTTCCATAAAAAAATACTTCAAAAAACAATTGAAATATTACATATTCCTCGTTCTCGATTTGAAACAACATCTTATTCTAAAGCTACTACATCAAAATTTTCAGTGATTTTTTTGAGTCTTTTTATGTTGTTTCAATTAATTTTTCCTTTTAGATATTTGTTATATCCTCAAGAATTATTTTGGACAGAAGAAGGTTTTCGTTTTTCTTGGCGTGTAATGCTAATGGAAAAGGCAGGATATACACAATTTAAAATTGTAGATCAAACGGGAAAAGTAGCATTAGTAGATAATCACAATTTTTTAACACCCTTTCAAGAAAAACAAATGTCATTTCAACCGGATTTTATATTAGAATATGCACATATTCTAAAAAAATACTACCAAGATAATGGATTTGTAAACCCTAAAATATACGTAGAAAGTTTTGTAGCTCTTAATGGAAGATTGAGTCAACCTTATATAGATCCTACAGTAGATTTAGGATCAGAAAATGAATCGTTCAAACATAAAACATGGATTTTACCATTTAAAGATGAAATTAAAGGATTTTAAAATTATAGTACTATTATTACTAGTAACTAAAATGTTTTCGCAAAATACCATAATTGGAAAAGTTGTTTTTAATGGAGTGGGAGTTTCACAAGTTGAAATTTTAGATAAAAATTTAGGTTTAAACTATCTTTCTGATCTAAATGGAAATTTTATAATAAAAAATAATAATCCAACAAACTTAGTTTTTTATAAAGAAGGTTACGAAATCATAGAAAAAAAATTAGTACCATCAGCACAGTTACAGATTATAGAAATAGAACAATTAAAAAGATTATCGGAGGTAAAAATAGTTAGTCAACGTCAAAAAATAAGTGCTATTAGAACCTTAAAGGATGTTGAAGAAACCGCTATATATGCTGGAAAAAAAACAGAAGTAGTCGTACTAAATAATTTAACTGCTAATAAAGCAGTGAATAATGCGCGCCAAATTTTTTCACAAGTTGTAGGTATTACTATGAATGAAAGTATTGATGGTGGTTTACAACTTTCAATAGGAGGCCGTGGTTTAGACCCTAATCGAACAGCTAACTTTAATACACGTCAGAATGATTATGATATTAGTGCAGATGTTTTAGGTTATCCAGAAAGTTATTATGCTACTCCTACAGAGGCAATAGAAGAAATTCAAGTTATTAGAGGAGCTGCATCCCTTCAATATGGTACACAATTTGGAGGAATGATAAACTTTAAAATTAAAAAACCAACAGCTAAACCTCTAGAAGCTATTTCTCGTTTTACAGCCGGTTCTTTTAATACATATGCTAATTTTACTAGCTTAAGTGGAACAAAAGATAAATGGAGTTATTATACATTTTATAATTATAAAAAAGGAGATGGATTTAGACCAAATTCAAATTTTGAATCAAAAAATTATTTCGGTAATTTAAATTATAAGTTATCTGATAGAACGTCATTGCATTTAGATTATACACATTTTAATTATTTAGCTAAACAGCCTGGAGGTCTTACAAATGGAATGTTTGCTAATGATCCTTTTCAAAGTAATAGATCCCGTAACTGGTTTTCTGTAAATTGGAATCTATTTGCTTTACGATTAAAACACAAATTTCATAATGATGCTGATTTTTCATTACAATTATTCGGATTAGACGCATATAGAAAAGCATTAGGATACCGTTCTAATAGAGTTTCTAATCCAGATACCCCTAATACTGAAAGAGACTTAATCATAGGAGAGTTTAAAAATTGGGGAGTTGAGGCACGATATTTAAATAAATATACCTTATGGAATAAACGTAATGCTTTTTTAATAGGAGCTAAATATTATCAATCTAAAAATTCAGGCGTACAAGGTCCTGGAAGTTCTACTTCAGATGCAGATTTTGCTATTGCTGATGAACAATTTCCATATTATCAAAATCAATCATCTTATAGTTATCCAAATTTAAATATCTCATTATTTGGTGAAAATATTTTTAAATTAACCGATCATTTTTCAATTACACCAGGTTTTAGATATGAATATATTAAAACTCAAGCCGTAGGTTTTTTTAGAGTAATTAATAGAGATTTAGCGGGAAATATAAATATTGATAAAACAGAATTTGAAGATAGAGTTTTTGAAAGAAAATTTGCACTACTCGGCTTAGGATTTAGTTATAAACCCAAACTTGGTGTAGAATTATATGCTAATGTAACACAAAATTATCGCTCAGTAACTTTTAATGACATAAGAACAGCCAGCCCAAGTATAGTAGTAGCAGATGATATAACAGATGAAAAAGGATATGGCTCAGATATAGGAATTCGAGGAAAAATAGGAAATATACTAAGTTATGATATTAACGGATTTGGTTTATTATATGACAATAAAATTGGTGAATATAGTGCTCGTGATCCAAAAGGGTTAAAGCCAGATGTACGCTTACGCGATAATATAGGAACAGGTATGACTTATGGTCTTGAATCATTAGTTAATATCAATCTTTTAAAAATGATTTTACCTGATAACTTAAATTTTAAAATAGATGGATTTTCAAACATATCTATTACAAAATCTAAATACATAAAATCTGATATTCCTAATATAAAAGGGAATCATGTTGAATTTGTTCCTTTATATAACCTTAAATCAGGAGTAACCTTAGGGTATAAAAATCTATTAATTAGCACACAATATACTTACGTATCATCACAGTTTACAGATGCTTCTAATAGAGTTTCTGATCAAAATGATTTATCAGGTATATTTGGAGGAATTCCTTCGTATAATGTACTAGATTTATCTGCTTCATATAAATTCAATCGTTTTAAATTAGAAGCGAGTGTTAACAACTTGACAAATAATAAATATTTTACTAAAAGAGCAACAGGATATCCAGGACCAGGTATTATTCCCTCAGAACCTCGAGTATATTATTTAACTTTAGAAGTTAAGTTATAATGTAAATCAGGTTATAAATTAATTGTAGAATAGAATATTATTTTACTTTCTTTTTAATGATTATTTATTTTATATAAAAAAAAACTCCGTTTTAAACATGAAGCGGAGTTTTACTTTTTTAAGAAAAAATATAATTATAATTCTCCCTCGTGATCAAAATAGCCTTTAACTTTTATTTTAGTAGAAAAGAAATTTAAAAACAAGACCACAAAAGATAAGAAAAACATAGATTGTATACTTACTAATACTTTTCCTAACAAAGTTACAGGATGAAAATCACCATATCCTATAGAATTAGAAGTAATAAGACTAAAATAGATAGGTTCAAACCAATGTTTAAAAGGTTTATTCATCTGATGTCCCATAGCATATAATACTCCAAAACCAATAACAACTTCGGCATAATTTAAAAATAATAATAGCATAGATCGTTTATACGAACGAGGTCTTGAGAATAAATCAGAAGCAAATATTAAAGTTGGGATATAAAAAAATGTTTCTAACAGAAGATAAACCATTATACTAATTATAAAAAAATTATTTTGGTATCCATTTATTAATATAGTAAGAGGAAAAATTACCTTAGCTAATACATAAAAATCTATTGTAATATCTTCATATTCAAAATTTATCTTGTGAGCCAGTTGTTTTATATAAATTCCTGGAAAAAGTAACTGAGAAGAAGATAATAATAGACGAACAATTTTTTCAATACCACTATCATCCTGATGGTCATTATTCCATATTGAAATGATATTTAGTATGCGTTTTTTTATAGGATCCTGTTGAGGCTTATCTTTTTATGATGCCTTCCTAAAATTAGTTTTTTATTTAAAAAATTAAATGGCATAGTAAAAAGTATTATAATTTAAAAGGTGAGTATTTCTAAAATAACTCAATTTATTTAGTACCAAGATAAACGATTAATTAGAAACATTATAAGAATGTTTGTAACGCTGTAGCGTTACAAATATACGGTTTCGATATATAGCAATAAAGTATTTTATTAATTAGATTTTACTTCTTTTCATTCATTCAAAATATATAATAACAATTCAGGTATTAAAATTTACAGTTGAGTATTAATTTATTTTTTTCAAAACTATAGTTTTTCATATTTGAGCTATTAAAATAAATAGACTAATGAAAAATTTACTAAAGATTTTAATGATTTTTTATTCAATATTTTCCTTTTCTCAAATTAAAATAGAAGGAAAAGTAGTAGATAAAAAACAACATCCTATTAAAGGAGCTAATGTTTTTATAGAAGGAACTTATGATGGGAGTACTACTTTGTCAGACGGAACTTTTTATTTTGAAACAAATGAAAAAGGATTACATAATTTAATTATAAATCAGTTAGGTTTTGATCAACTAAAAGAATTAATAACAATAGAGAAGAATCAAACGAAAATCTACATGTTAAAAACAGCTGTAAATGCCTTAGATGCTGTTATGATTACAGCTGGAACAATAAAAGCAGGCGATAATAGTAAAGCATCAGCATTAAAACCATTAGATATATTAACTACAGCAGGTGCATTAGGTGATGTTGTGGGGGCTTTTCAAACAATGCCAGGCGCACAAATAAATGGAGAAAGTGGGCGCTTGTTAGTCAGAGGAGGAGAAAGTGAGGAAACACAAACATATATAGATGGAATTAGAGTGGCACAACCTTATGGTGTTACACCTAATAATTTACCTACTAGAAGTCGATTTTCACCTTTATTATTTAATGGAATGACATTTTCTACAGGAGGCTACTCTGCTGAATTTGGTGATGCTTTATCAAGTATTTTATTAATGAATACAATTAATGAACCAGAAATAGAAAAAAACAGACTTAGGCATGATGTCAGTTGGAGCATCAATAGGTCAAACTAAAAAATGGAGTAAAACTTCAGTTAGTTTTAATACCTCTTATATTAATTTAGGCCCCTATCAGTGGTTAGTCCCTCAGAAAATTCAATGGAATAAAGCCTACCAGACTTTTGGAGGTGAAAGTGTTTTTAGACAAAAAATGAATAATGGAATTTTTAAACTATACCTAGCTCTAGACTATTCCTCATTTGATTTAAATCAAATTCAAACAGGAACATTAATTTCTAAGAGAATTAACAATCAAAATAATAATTTATATATTAATTCCTTTTATAAAATAAAATTTGCTAATGGATGGGCATTTAATGCAGGAGGTAGCTTAGGTAGAAATAAAGTAGAAATAGAATTAAATCAAGATAATTTAAATACGAAAGAATTAGCAACTCATTTAAAATTAAAAATAGATAAAAAGTTTTCGAATCTATTTAGTTTATCTTTTGGTGGCGATCATCTTTATACTCATCTTGATGAACAGTATATCGTTAAAAATACAACCTCATATATATTAGGTTATAAAAGTCAAATAGGAGCATTATTTGCAGAATCAGATTTATACTTATCAAATGATTTTGCACTAAAGTTAGGAGCTCGTTTTATGTATAATGACTTATTGAACAAAAAAGTATTAGAACCAAGAGTCTCATTAGCATATAAAGTTTCTAATAATAGTCAGTTTTCATTAGCATATGGTGATTTTCATCAAACTCCTAAACAAGAATATTTAAAATATAATACCTCATTAAATTTTGAAAAAGCACAACATTATATTATAAATTATTTGTATACAGCTAATAAAAGAACATTACGAGCTGAATTTTATTTCAAAAAATACCAGGATCTTATAAAGTATAATACAATACAACCTTTGTATAATTCAATTTTTACAAATGATGGCTATGGATATGCTAAAGGATTTGACCTCTTTTGGAGAGATAATAGTACATTTAAGAAAGTAGAATATTGGTTGACTTATAGTTATATTGATAGTAAACGTGATTTTAAAAATTATTCATATGCTGTTACTCCAAGTTTTATAGCTAATCATACCTTATCATTAGTAGGAAAATATTGGATAGAAAATTGGAAATCACAAGTAAGTATAACAAACAGTTTTGCAACAGGAAGATCTTATAATAATCCAAATGAAATTCAATTTATGAATGGAAGGACTAAATCTTATAACAATTTAAGTCTTAGTTGGGCTTATTTATTAACCACTCAAAAAATACTTTATTTTTCAGTTTCCAATGTTTTAGGACGTGACAATATTTTTGGTTATCAATACGCTTCACATCCTGATTTAAATGGCATTTATCAAAGAGATACTATTCGTCAACCAGCTGATCGTTTTTTCTTTATTGGTTTCTTTTGGACTTTAAGTAAGGATAAAAAAAGAACCAATTGGATAATTTGTGATTTACTTAATTATATAATATAAATAGTGATTTTTTGACTTTTATTAATAAAATACAATTCATCTATTAAAAATTACAGTTCAGTCATCATGAATTTTTTTAGCGTAATTGATGAAGTAATTTTGAAATAGAAAATAAAATTATTTAGAAACATTTAAAACTTTAACAACTATGGTACGTTTTTTAACATTTTTAGCAATTCTAATTAGTTCAACAATTTTTGCTCAAGAAGGAAAATTTGAACAAGGTATGGGAAAAGCATTAGCTAATTGGAAAGAAGGAAAAATAATGGAAGCTTCAGCTATTTTTGAGCGTATAGCATCAGCTGAAAAAAAACAATGGTTACCAGATTATTATATAGCTCTCATTAATTGTACAGAAGCATTTAACCCTCTAAATAAAGAACAAGTAACAGTTCTCATAGATAAGGCACAATTAGCATTAGAATCTGCTAAAATAAAAAATAATAAAAGTGAAGAAATCAATATTTTACAAGCATTAATTTATACTGTAACTTTAATTCAGGATCCTATAAATAATTCTATAAAATATTCTCCTTTAGTTATGACAGAATATCAAAAAGCATTAGCTATTAATCCTAATAATCCAAGAGCTGTTTTTGGAAAAGCAGAATTTGAATTAGGAAGTGCTAAATGGACAGGGATAGATACAAAACCATTGTGTGCAGAAATTTATCGTTCATTAGAACTTTTTACTAATTTTAAACCAGAATCATCTTTTCATCCTAAATGGGGATTTGAACGAGCTAAACAAGTTGCAGCTACTTGTAAATAATAGAATAGATACAATAAATAAAGAATATAAATGAATAAATGGATTTCAACAACACCGCGTGCAATTCTAATTAGTTTTTTTATTGGTTTAGTATTATTGTTTATTAATTATCTTAATGGAGCAATTATAACTTGGACTTATTTAAAATGGAGTTTCTTTTATGCTTTTCTTTATGGATTAACTTTATTTTATGCTAATGGTATCGTCTTTGTATTCTTTGATCGTTTATTTACAGAAAACAGATTTGCTCCCAAACGACTTATTCTAGGTAGTATAGCTTCATTTATAGTATCATTATTCGTAATTTTTATTTTAAGAATTTTTGAGAGTTTAGTCATTGATGATGATACTTTTTTAGAATTTATAAAAAATGAGAAAGCTTCTAATTATGTAGTATCTATGGTTATTACCTTAATTGTTACTTTAGGTTTATATCTCTTTCATTTTTATAAAAATTATCAAGAACATAAACTAACAGAACAAAAAGTAATTGCAGGAACTGCTTCCGCTAAATTTGAAACATTAAAAAATCAAATAGATCCTCATTTTTTATTTAATAGTTTAAACGTATTAAGTTCTTTAATTGAAGAAAATCCAGAGCAAGCACAACGATTTACAACCTCATTATCTAAAATTTATCGTTATGTATTAGAACAAAAAGATAAAGAATTAGTATCTGTAGAAGAAGAACTATCTTTTGCAAAAACTTATATGAATTTGCTTAAAATGCGATTTGAAAATAGTTTAAGTTTTCAATTACCAGTAGATTTTAATAATGCAGAAGCTAAAGTCGTTCCGCTTTCACTTCAGTTACTTTTAGAAAATACAATCAAGCATAATATTGTAAGTGAAAAAAAACCTTTGGAAATAAAAATTTTTATTGAAAATAACTATTTAGTAGTTGAAAATAATTTACAAAAAAAAGAAGTATTACAAGAACGTAAAGGAGTAGGATTACAAAATATTATTAATCGTTACGGATTAATTTCTTCTAGAAAAGTTCTAATTCAACAAAATAGTATTTTTTTTAGAGTTTATATTCCTATTTTAACAAAACAAGTTGCAATCATGGAAACACAAGATATTTATAATGAAAATTTAGCTTTTACTAAAGCTAAGGAAAAAGTAGAAAAATTAAAATCGTTTTATGGAAATTTGATTTCTTATTGCTGTATAATCCCCGTTTTAATATTCATTAATTCAAAAACTTCCAATTTCAATTGGTTCTGGTTTCCTGCAATAGGTTGGGGAATGGGATTGTTTTTTAAAGCTATAGAAGTTTTTGGTTACGGAAAAAATTGGGAAGAACGTAAAATCCAAGAAATTTTAAAAAGAGAAGATCCTGAAAATAAAAAATGGAATTAGTATGAGAACGAATACAAAAAATGAGAATATTGAAATGATACGCGAAAAAGTAAGAAGGATTAAAAGCTATTATACACATTTATCAATTTTTGGAATAGTATTAGTCTTATATGTTTTCAAAACTTATTTTGGATTATCTTTTAGTTTTTTTCCATTGAAATGGTT
Coding sequences:
- a CDS encoding histidine kinase, producing the protein MNKWISTTPRAILISFFIGLVLLFINYLNGAIITWTYLKWSFFYAFLYGLTLFYANGIVFVFFDRLFTENRFAPKRLILGSIASFIVSLFVIFILRIFESLVIDDDTFLEFIKNEKASNYVVSMVITLIVTLGLYLFHFYKNYQEHKLTEQKVIAGTASAKFETLKNQIDPHFLFNSLNVLSSLIEENPEQAQRFTTSLSKIYRYVLEQKDKELVSVEEELSFAKTYMNLLKMRFENSLSFQLPVDFNNAEAKVVPLSLQLLLENTIKHNIVSEKKPLEIKIFIENNYLVVENNLQKKEVLQERKGVGLQNIINRYGLISSRKVLIQQNSIFFRVYIPILTKQVAIMETQDIYNENLAFTKAKEKVEKLKSFYGNLISYCCIIPVLIFINSKTSNFNWFWFPAIGWGMGLFFKAIEVFGYGKNWEERKIQEILKREDPENKKWN
- a CDS encoding 2TM domain-containing protein — protein: MRTNTKNENIEMIREKVRRIKSYYTHLSIFGIVLVLYVFKTYFGLSFSFFPLKWLNHFVISCWAFVIFIKTLKIFFAHIFFNENWERNKINEIIEKENQFKNHWE